One segment of Desulfonauticus submarinus DNA contains the following:
- a CDS encoding lysophospholipid acyltransferase family protein — MLDEIFIQLLINWSRSINIYSCDRYGRIIGLLLWNLLKKRREQTIFSIQKHLGLDFIQAKSLAKQSFIHTGMAYFESFLVQNFDYKFMCDNVVTDDLDNINLLKNSKRPAVIVTGHLGPWEMLLALLKFYLPNKSTQVVVKFPKNKFMAKLIKRLRTERNAEIVGHRLITYKLLPNLRQGGMAAFLVDHNTLKKEAIFLPFLGEIAAVNIGPALIALRAKALIWPAFVIREGTKIRLFLEKPLDTKTLNGTLKDKIKVITQFYTQAVEKKVLSYPEQWYWLHRRWKTRPN, encoded by the coding sequence ATGTTAGATGAGATTTTTATTCAACTTCTTATTAATTGGTCAAGAAGTATAAATATTTATTCTTGTGATAGGTATGGTAGAATTATTGGTCTTTTATTATGGAATTTACTAAAAAAAAGACGAGAACAAACTATTTTTTCCATTCAAAAACATCTTGGTTTGGATTTTATACAAGCTAAATCTTTAGCTAAGCAAAGCTTTATTCATACTGGAATGGCTTATTTTGAATCTTTTTTAGTCCAAAATTTTGATTATAAATTTATGTGCGATAATGTTGTAACAGATGATCTTGATAATATAAACTTATTAAAAAATAGTAAAAGACCTGCAGTTATTGTTACTGGGCATTTAGGTCCATGGGAAATGTTATTAGCATTATTAAAATTTTATTTACCAAATAAATCAACTCAAGTAGTAGTAAAATTCCCTAAAAATAAATTTATGGCAAAATTAATAAAAAGATTGAGAACAGAACGAAATGCAGAAATTGTCGGTCATAGATTAATTACTTATAAGCTCCTTCCTAATTTACGCCAAGGAGGGATGGCTGCGTTTTTAGTGGATCATAATACATTAAAAAAAGAAGCAATTTTTTTACCATTTTTAGGTGAAATAGCAGCTGTTAATATTGGCCCAGCTTTGATTGCCTTAAGGGCAAAGGCCTTAATTTGGCCAGCATTTGTAATTAGAGAAGGCACAAAAATTCGTCTCTTTTTAGAAAAACCCCTTGATACTAAAACTTTAAACGGAACATTAAAAGATAAAATAAAAGTAATAACCCAATTTTATACCCAAGCAGTTGAAAAAAAAGTTTTATCTTATCCAGAGCAATGGTATTGGTTGCATAGACGTTGGAAAACTCGCCCCA
- a CDS encoding lysophospholipid acyltransferase family protein: MSKSKKIKIPFSIITALAKIWSSTLRYKQIEYDNYICLKKQEQPVLFGIWHGELFPLCYLHRNQNIRVLVSPSRDGEIIANVLLKLGYTLARGSSNKTGVKALISMLKKFRQDPRDMVITLDGPTGPRHKIKDGILFLAYKLELPIIPVRVCISKKFVFNSWDKFELPYPFAKCEVKYGKPILVKDKNFEFYKKYLYKELDLLYVR, encoded by the coding sequence ATGTCTAAGAGTAAAAAAATTAAAATTCCTTTTTCTATTATAACTGCTTTGGCTAAAATATGGTCATCAACGCTTCGTTATAAACAAATTGAATATGATAATTATATTTGTTTGAAAAAACAAGAACAACCTGTGTTATTTGGAATTTGGCATGGAGAACTTTTTCCTTTATGTTATTTACATCGCAATCAAAATATACGCGTTCTTGTAAGCCCTAGCAGAGATGGAGAAATTATTGCCAATGTATTGTTAAAATTAGGTTATACTTTAGCGCGAGGCTCTAGTAACAAAACAGGAGTAAAAGCCCTAATTTCTATGTTAAAAAAATTTCGTCAAGATCCAAGAGATATGGTTATCACATTAGACGGTCCTACAGGACCACGTCATAAAATAAAAGATGGTATTTTGTTTCTTGCCTATAAGTTAGAGTTACCTATAATACCAGTAAGAGTATGTATATCTAAAAAGTTTGTTTTTAATTCATGGGATAAATTTGAATTACCTTATCCTTTTGCTAAATGTGAAGTTAAATATGGAAAACCAATTTTAGTAAAAGATAAAAATTTTGAATTTTATAAAAAATATTTATATAAGGAATTAGATTTGCTTTATGTTAGATGA